The Burkholderia cepacia ATCC 25416 genome includes a window with the following:
- a CDS encoding c-type cytochrome, with translation MKRTWMIGAALVIAGVAAAGTLYGPDLVDGMRYQKSMAAIGEADKVNGGAWPRPQETCFFCHGVHGQSQNAWYPSLSGQPATYIAAQLRAFATDQRRNAYMGPLSRELDDAKIAALATYFARQAPARNEAVPADVALDKRGMALVEARSCRACHGAALTGKDPAPRLAGQGQLYLETQLAAFRSGERHDPTGAMNALAATLSGDDTRAVAHYLAGLSPDGAAK, from the coding sequence ATGAAACGAACCTGGATGATCGGCGCGGCGCTCGTGATCGCGGGCGTGGCGGCAGCCGGCACGCTGTACGGACCCGACCTCGTCGACGGCATGCGTTACCAGAAGTCGATGGCCGCGATCGGCGAAGCCGACAAGGTCAACGGCGGCGCGTGGCCGCGGCCGCAGGAGACGTGTTTCTTCTGCCACGGCGTGCACGGGCAGTCGCAGAACGCGTGGTATCCGTCGCTGTCCGGCCAGCCGGCCACGTATATCGCCGCGCAACTGCGCGCGTTCGCCACGGACCAGCGCCGCAACGCGTATATGGGGCCGCTTTCGCGCGAACTCGACGACGCGAAGATCGCCGCGCTGGCGACCTATTTCGCGCGGCAGGCGCCGGCGCGCAACGAGGCCGTGCCGGCCGACGTGGCGCTCGACAAGCGGGGCATGGCGCTCGTGGAGGCGCGAAGCTGCCGCGCGTGTCACGGCGCGGCGCTGACCGGCAAGGATCCGGCGCCGCGCCTCGCCGGCCAAGGGCAGCTTTACCTGGAAACGCAACTGGCGGCGTTCCGCTCGGGCGAGCGGCACGATCCGACCGGCGCGATGAACGCGCTGGCCGCGACGTTGTCGGGCGACGACACGCGTGCGGTTGCGCACTATCTGGCCGGCCTGTCGCCGGACGGAGCGGCGAAGTGA
- a CDS encoding thiolase family protein — MSNIYIAGIAMTVFGRHLDRSLDDLAREALQRALRDAGCHADAIRAAFYAGITNGPLQGQLSIPGQVVFSKIGLEGIPVFNVENACASGSTAVHLAVRELQSGACDVALALGAEKMNVADKAKSFALFEAGWDVSRVDENFATLARLGEGIELPPGSESERPYSRFMKIYAAMCRHHMHTYGTTQRQIAAVSAKNHGHSVHNPYSQFRQPFTIDEVLAAAPITYPITLPMCAPLSDGAAAAILCTEEGLERIGADRSRCIRIAASVIRSFTRRRIDEPHKHIGRLAALQAYEQAGVGPEDMDVAEVHDASAMGEIIQAENLGFVPLGEGGPAAERGEFTLGGRIPINTSGGLESKGHPLGATGIGQLYELVTQLRGEAGARQVDGARHAIQENGGGLQGVEEAALAIHILSRD; from the coding sequence ATGAGCAACATCTACATCGCCGGTATCGCGATGACCGTGTTCGGCCGGCATCTCGACCGCAGCCTCGACGATCTGGCGAGAGAGGCGCTGCAACGCGCATTGCGGGACGCAGGTTGCCACGCCGACGCGATCCGCGCCGCGTTCTATGCGGGCATCACGAACGGCCCGCTGCAGGGGCAACTGTCGATCCCCGGCCAGGTCGTGTTCAGCAAGATCGGCCTCGAAGGCATTCCGGTGTTCAACGTCGAGAACGCGTGCGCATCCGGCAGTACGGCCGTGCACCTCGCCGTGCGCGAACTGCAGTCGGGCGCGTGCGACGTCGCGCTCGCGCTCGGCGCGGAAAAGATGAACGTCGCGGACAAGGCGAAATCGTTCGCGCTGTTCGAGGCCGGCTGGGACGTATCGCGCGTCGACGAGAATTTCGCGACGCTCGCGCGGCTCGGCGAAGGGATCGAGCTGCCGCCCGGCTCGGAGTCCGAGCGCCCGTACAGCCGCTTCATGAAGATCTACGCGGCGATGTGCCGGCACCACATGCACACGTACGGCACGACGCAGCGGCAGATCGCGGCCGTGTCGGCGAAGAACCACGGGCATTCGGTGCACAACCCGTATTCGCAGTTCCGCCAGCCGTTCACGATCGACGAGGTGCTGGCGGCCGCGCCGATCACGTACCCGATCACGCTGCCGATGTGCGCGCCGCTGTCGGACGGCGCGGCGGCCGCGATCCTGTGCACGGAGGAAGGGCTGGAGCGCATCGGCGCCGATCGCAGCCGCTGCATCCGGATCGCCGCGAGCGTGATCCGCAGCTTCACGCGGCGTCGCATCGACGAGCCGCACAAGCACATCGGCCGGCTCGCCGCGTTGCAGGCCTACGAGCAGGCCGGCGTGGGGCCGGAGGACATGGACGTGGCCGAAGTGCACGACGCGTCGGCGATGGGCGAAATCATCCAGGCCGAGAACCTCGGCTTCGTGCCGCTCGGCGAAGGCGGTCCGGCCGCCGAGCGCGGCGAGTTCACGCTCGGCGGGCGCATCCCGATCAACACGTCGGGCGGCCTCGAATCGAAGGGCCATCCGCTCGGCGCGACCGGCATCGGGCAGTTGTACGAGCTGGTCACGCAGTTGCGCGGCGAAGCGGGTGCGCGGCAGGTGGACGGCGCGCGTCATGCGATCCAGGAAAACGGCGGCGGCTTGCAGGGCGTCGAAGAGGCCGCGTTGGCGATTCACATTCTCAGCAGGGACTGA
- a CDS encoding saccharopine dehydrogenase family protein, protein MAKHPVVVYGASGYTGMLIMDWLIDQNIPFTAVARNAGRAKEMMAQRVVRLESAQYEIIEAEHDVDALVKAFRGAKVVCNTVGPFSSFGLVGVEAALKAGCHHLDTTGEQSYIRAVRDEFGEQYRQAGLLVSSSNAYMYTFAEIAAELALETPGIDALETATLTRGPRGAAGVSIGSTATIFDGARHESCYLWEKALVPHAADASFTVATPELMQPVFCLPWGGTSLPVYFEHDARVRSCISCVGFYDNNVMKLVHQFGQKWEAEYKHLPREQQDEVLKQVVASTTPTMPPRERTTIQRSVDVAIGRGQLAAVRATVHGVTPYISTGAIHAAGVLKLLDGDTARTGFASGSKAFGHRYLLGFLEQRGLARATVTQL, encoded by the coding sequence ATGGCTAAGCACCCCGTCGTCGTTTATGGCGCAAGCGGTTACACCGGCATGTTGATCATGGACTGGCTGATCGACCAGAACATCCCGTTCACGGCGGTCGCGCGCAATGCGGGCCGCGCGAAGGAAATGATGGCGCAGCGCGTCGTGCGGCTCGAATCCGCGCAATACGAAATCATCGAGGCGGAGCACGACGTCGATGCGCTCGTGAAGGCTTTCCGCGGGGCGAAGGTGGTGTGCAACACGGTCGGGCCGTTCTCGAGCTTCGGGCTCGTCGGCGTCGAGGCCGCGCTGAAGGCCGGCTGTCACCACCTCGATACGACCGGCGAACAGTCGTATATCCGTGCGGTGCGCGACGAATTCGGTGAGCAGTATCGCCAGGCCGGCCTGCTGGTGTCGTCGTCGAACGCGTACATGTACACGTTCGCCGAGATCGCCGCCGAGCTCGCGCTCGAAACGCCGGGCATCGATGCGCTGGAGACGGCCACGCTGACGCGCGGCCCGCGCGGCGCGGCCGGCGTGAGCATCGGCTCGACCGCGACGATCTTCGACGGCGCGCGCCACGAGTCCTGCTACCTGTGGGAGAAGGCGCTCGTGCCGCACGCCGCGGACGCGTCGTTCACCGTCGCGACGCCGGAGCTGATGCAGCCGGTGTTCTGCCTGCCGTGGGGCGGCACGTCGCTGCCCGTCTATTTCGAGCACGATGCGCGCGTGCGCAGCTGCATCTCGTGCGTGGGCTTCTACGACAACAACGTGATGAAGCTGGTGCACCAGTTCGGACAGAAGTGGGAAGCCGAATACAAGCACCTGCCGCGCGAGCAACAGGACGAAGTGCTGAAGCAGGTCGTCGCGTCGACCACGCCGACGATGCCGCCGCGCGAGCGCACGACGATCCAGCGCAGCGTCGATGTCGCGATCGGCCGCGGCCAGCTCGCGGCGGTGCGCGCGACCGTGCACGGCGTCACGCCGTACATCTCGACGGGCGCGATTCACGCGGCCGGCGTGCTCAAGCTGCTCGACGGCGATACCGCGCGCACCGGCTTCGCGTCCGGCTCGAAGGCATTCGGCCATCGCTACCTGCTCGGCTTCCTCGAACAGCGCGGGCTCGCGCGCGCGACGGTCACGCAACTGTGA
- a CDS encoding AMP-binding protein, which translates to MAIIDFYDRGWRLNPDGIAYIQDDRNYTFQEIGELSCRIANGLLAAGFAKEAKAAVWADNDVIGWSCALGMWRAGLAYIPVNGRNAVAENQYVLDAFDCEVLFFHQAFAAAIDALRPSLPKIRLWVCLDADLPWAPSLASWSEHQPATPPAVDYAMDDVVALSATGGTTGAPKGVMNTHRSLQTYFAQFMIAMTYDDARPVNLAAAPMTHTAGMMSLPCTARGGTVVVLPKPDPALLLGAIVKHRVTEFFLPPTVIYRLLDIPGIEQVDFSSLRYFLYGAAPMSVEKLKRAIDVFGPVMTGGYGQTEAPASISYLTPAEHFVDGKLASDTRLASVGRPNPLVRVEIVGECGELLKQGETGEICVRGDLVMKGYYRAPDKTAETIVDGWLHTGDIGHLDRDGYLHITDRKKDMIISGGFNVYPSEIEQVIWAHPAVQDCAVIGVPDDKWGEAVKAVVELNAGQQVSAEELVALCKEKLGSVKAPKSVDFVAALPRSTAGKVLKKDLREQYWQGQQRRI; encoded by the coding sequence ATGGCCATTATCGATTTCTACGACCGCGGCTGGCGGCTCAATCCCGACGGCATCGCGTACATCCAGGACGATCGCAACTACACGTTCCAGGAGATCGGCGAGTTGTCGTGCCGCATCGCCAACGGCTTGCTCGCCGCCGGCTTCGCGAAGGAGGCGAAGGCGGCGGTGTGGGCCGACAACGACGTGATCGGCTGGAGCTGCGCGCTCGGGATGTGGCGCGCCGGGCTCGCGTACATCCCGGTGAACGGCCGCAACGCGGTGGCCGAGAACCAGTACGTGCTCGATGCGTTCGACTGCGAAGTGCTGTTCTTCCATCAGGCATTCGCGGCCGCGATCGATGCGCTGCGGCCGAGCCTGCCGAAGATCCGGCTGTGGGTGTGCCTCGACGCCGACCTGCCGTGGGCACCGTCGCTGGCTTCGTGGAGCGAGCACCAGCCGGCGACGCCGCCGGCCGTCGATTACGCGATGGACGACGTCGTCGCGCTGTCGGCCACGGGCGGCACGACGGGCGCGCCGAAGGGCGTGATGAACACGCATCGTTCGCTGCAAACGTACTTCGCGCAATTCATGATCGCGATGACGTACGACGATGCGCGCCCCGTGAATCTCGCCGCGGCACCGATGACGCACACGGCCGGCATGATGTCGCTGCCGTGCACCGCGCGCGGCGGCACGGTGGTCGTGCTGCCGAAGCCGGACCCGGCGCTGCTGCTCGGTGCGATCGTCAAGCACCGCGTGACCGAGTTCTTCCTGCCGCCGACCGTGATCTACCGGCTGCTCGACATCCCCGGCATCGAGCAGGTCGACTTCTCGTCGCTGCGCTATTTCCTGTACGGCGCCGCGCCGATGTCGGTCGAGAAACTCAAGCGCGCGATCGACGTGTTCGGCCCGGTGATGACGGGCGGCTATGGGCAGACCGAGGCGCCCGCGTCGATCTCGTACCTGACGCCGGCCGAGCACTTTGTCGACGGCAAGCTCGCGTCCGACACACGGCTCGCGTCGGTCGGCCGCCCGAACCCGCTGGTGCGCGTCGAGATCGTCGGCGAGTGCGGCGAGCTGCTGAAGCAGGGCGAGACCGGCGAGATCTGCGTACGCGGCGACCTCGTGATGAAGGGCTACTACCGCGCGCCGGACAAGACGGCCGAGACGATCGTCGACGGCTGGCTGCACACCGGCGACATCGGCCATCTCGATCGCGACGGCTATCTGCACATCACCGACCGCAAGAAGGACATGATCATCAGCGGCGGCTTCAACGTCTATCCGAGCGAGATCGAGCAGGTGATCTGGGCGCATCCGGCCGTGCAGGATTGCGCGGTGATCGGCGTGCCCGACGACAAATGGGGCGAGGCCGTGAAGGCCGTGGTCGAACTCAATGCCGGGCAGCAGGTGAGCGCGGAAGAGCTCGTCGCGCTGTGCAAGGAGAAGCTCGGCTCGGTGAAGGCGCCCAAGAGCGTGGACTTCGTCGCGGCGCTGCCGCGCAGCACGGCCGGCAAGGTGCTGAAGAAGGACCTGCGCGAACAGTACTGGCAGGGTCAGCAACGCAGGATCTGA